ATTTCAATTTTTCTACAATAAAAGTCCAATCACTTAGCTTCATTTTGATGCATGTTTCAACAAGATAGTGCAAAAATTTCATTGAATAAAAAGATATTTTCAAGCATGTATCAGAATTGCCTTTTTTTGGGCAGTCCCGAAAGAGTTAAAGGCAAAGAAGTCGCTTGACTTGATTTGCCAGGCCATTAGTGTGGACAGTGGAGTGAGCCCTACACTCCTTGTTCGACTGGTTGCAGCACTATTTCAATGAGGAGGCTGAAAATTTTATGCTATCAGCCTCCGCGGGCAGGTTTGTGTTGGTCTCCATGTtctgttgcgctgcgttatctggaccgtgctctcccggatgttgctgtggcaaagtgggacaggaggaactaaagttcgtgaaatgaatgcgcatgcaacgctgtacgcaatgtaccgcgccacggcaatggcaatggACGAAGAAATATCTGCGGGAGATTTTGCCCTCTTTGGGGGAATTATGCTAACGTGCTATCGCAGGCCGAAACCAATgtgtttcagaatctgtacaatgaatgccttgcaggtcagtgattcctgcatttgacagcacatatggtgcatttgcggcaacGTAGAACATATGTTATGAATGCATAGtttgtgttcagtaacaacttgcttttgtgcatgttaaaacatatgttgcttaactgttgcttgttcctcacAGTACTCACGACAGCgcgaagtcttttaagcagagcacGTTCGAGGTTCGTGCACACCCGCACAGGTGcacctcaatacacgtgctgataaaGCGTACGTTACGCAGAatatatgtgcattttgctgccctcggcactgCGCGCCTGCCAGCCGAtgcttcatcctggaagatgggaaagaagcggctgctttgacttaaggaaggAATCTTCCCTACTACAGGCATATCTTATCTGAAgtgcgcgagaagcgcagggaagtgaaggttggtggatgcgctgcaagagtcggcAAGGCTCCATAGAATgcacgcctgcgaacacatcaaacggctgttccatatggtcgcatgtaggccggttctacgcacaaactgttctgcaccgtgcgccagctatcgcaaaactttggttgcATGAAGCTTCATTTACCGTGGGAAGAAAATTAAGGCAAGTCCGCAGTCAATGAATtaaaacgcggagtcagaaatgacttTCTGCGTCCTCGCCAGCGCACTGTCAGTGATGCGCGTCCCctgaagtttgttcaataaagcatgacgattcctcaagcgagaatgtgtttagtgctcataaactccaaatggatcgcaaatgggtcggtgtatCGTACGTACGTCtttccagtgcgttcttgcagtgcagtgagaatgcataatttttttcgtgTTGCCAGACGTCCAGCTCGCAAGACCTatagcccaagcagagaaaagcaaacaggaggcagcgataaaggtgaccttttttttttttttttagaaacatgcgaaaactgggcagcggccggtacctgcaGTTGATGAGAATAGTTCAGTTGGCTGGCcttataaggcatgtttattttcataaaagccagTAAAAGCAGCcaattcgacctcacggcccaatttgcgaagttcattatgaacttcttttaacatgacttcggcaacggtaatgcaatgagacatcgcgattgtttagtattgctgcggagcatGCACGTCCGGGCAGCCCGGTTATGCACAGcgtggcgtggtttcgcgagaaatgtaaacaagagaggagagctggcccgataggcggagaaatgccatgagcaacgccaccttccggcttcactttagcttcacgaAGAGTGccatcagggcctctcctgagtttccttcctccatgcgtaaaaccctattctaaactcttcactcctgcatgccccaacgctaacacccgcaaagctctttgggccccgaactattggggcccctattctaaagctctctattaatgccgtttcagacctaCAGTCAGAGCAATATGCACTGACTATAGAAGTAAGTGGTGGTGCcacaaagccgtgcgaattatcgggcttgcccgaaaaatcgggcgtttactctggcaatacatcgtgccaaTGACACGACGTCAATGACGATTCTTtgcaattcctctgttactggagccagcattaacacggcttttgttccctttcaataatgttacagctaattttccctgatagaagcacaaattctctGAGTTCTCCTGAGTATTTCCGGACTATTCCAATTCCCtcagaattcccagttttcccggttggtagacaccctgtaaacTTACTGTATAGTGGTGCCAGTCATTTACATTTTGTGCCACAAATGATATGTGGTCGCTCACAGTGATTGCTTGCATGCAGGATCACTTCACACCTGATCAGCTTCTTGACAAAAGACGGAATGGGAATAAATTATTCAAAGCAAATGCCGTCTCTAGCATATGTTCTCGTAAGTAAACAGCAGAGCATGCTGATGCTATCCTTGCTAAAAAGAGGCTGCCATACCTTGGGTGAATATTCACTAATGAGTTTCAATTGCTGTGCCTGCAGACTCACCCTTACTACTCACACGTGGAGAAGCACCTCATGGCGTCACCACATCAAGATCAGGTGAGACTACAGACCCAAACCAGATATTCTCAGCGCCAGCAACTAGATGCCTATAGATACTTAGTAAAGTGCACACGGACGCTAAAGGTCGGCACTGCAAAAGATGAGGAAAATAAAGTTGGGCGATGCGTGCTCATGGCGCAAGCACGACACGCACTAGTTCGTTCTAAGAGCCTGCTACACTGGTCCTATAGTTCTGGTGCTCTGCTGCAACCCCTCGGTTTGCGACACTATGGCATGTATGAAATCCAAGCTGACTGGCGTGACAACAGTACTACTTATGTACTGTGTCCAAGAAAAAGTTGGGAAAAGTGGGATTAATTATGAGATTTTTGAAAATGACAGACAATGTTGCACTGCGATAATAAAAAATGACGCCATGCAAATTCATGTGCACCTTAATTAAAACACTTATCACAGTTGTCATGCACAGGTTTGTCGAGTCAGAAATAGTGAAGGGCAATAGACCTTTCCCCAAATTGCAGCGCCGCACCATCCCCTGGCGGATCCGAGCAAAGCACGATGGGAGAACGGAGCGATCATCTCCCCCTTTTTCTATGCTCGCCTGCCAGCTGCTGTCAGGTGTTGCGTTGTTCTGCCGCAGTTTTCTGGCCTTGTGCGTCTTCTCGTGCATGTTGTTGGTGTTTCTTAGTAATATCTAGCAGTGGACTGTAGCGGTGGTTAGCTGTTAATCTTTCTGCAGTTTTGTGGTGCTTTTTAGACGTTCGACATGTCCGCAAAGGAGAATCGCGGTGGCGGTCAAACATGTAGCGTGCCCGGCTGTagcaacaacacaagaaaggACGAAAACATATCATTCCACGGATTCCCCAAGGACAACAAGCTGAAGCAAGAATGGGTGCGCAGAATAAATCGGCAAGGCTCGGAAGGGCGATTCACCTTGTGGAAGCCTTCAAAGCACCACAAAATATGTGGTGCGCATTTCAACACTAGCGGGCGCAAGGGATACACGGATCGTCTCCCCACGATCTTTCCACACCGAGTGTATGCAGAACGGACACCTGCTGTGGTTACGGGTAAGACTGCCACTTTGAGAGGAGATGGTTGCCTGCTGCTAATGCTTCCCTATGTTTGCCAGGCGCTGGGAAACGACGCCGTATAAAGCGCGTCGTGGCGATGTTGCAGGAGGCCTATATCCAGGACGAACTCTGCATCTGCGGCACGGTTGATGTGGAATCTCAGCAACGTACGTAACagccttttttcttttgcatttaagCTTAATGTGCTTCGAATGTGGAAAGCGAACCAGTCGCTGCTATAGTGCTTTACTTTCTTTCGCTAGAAGGAAGGGAGCGGGTTTAATGGTCGGTAAGTAAACGGACTTGTTGAAGTTTGACACTGCATAACAGGCGCAAGTGAAAAGGGAGACACACACAGATGGGATTTGGTCGGCATTACAAACGGAGTGCTGTCTTATCATTGTCTTTTTGTTTGGATTCGTTTCGCCGTGACCAGCAGAcgcaatgactttttttttcaggggggggggggggggtggcagtaGGCTTTCTCGCTATTAGTGATTGTACATTTATACCTCTCTTTATGAGCTGGCTCTGCTACAGCTGTTACTAAAAAGTTCGTTTTCCAGAGAACGTTATTCCACTCATTCAGGTTATTTAAATTCAGGTACTGTCAGGTACTGTCTTGCAGCTACAGGTACTGTCTACAGGTGCTGTAATTCAGGTACTGTCTTGCAGCTACAGCCGTGCTGTTAAAGTATTTTGAAATTATCTTTGCAGACAACCTCTCAGCTACTTCACCTGTGCTTCTTCCAGCTGCTTCTCCATCAAGCATCCATCCCCAGCTACTAGCAGGTAACCTCGCAGTGAAATGTAGTGTATATGTACAGCAAGACCTATTGAAGAATGCAACTAGAATGGAATAGATTGAGGAATTGGAAATGAGAGCATGAAGATATAATCCTGGCATTGTGTTTTGCACCTGCTGTTAAGCTCTTGCCTATGGCTTGTTTctgtcattttattttattttgcatgtTTATTTTTACTATAAACAATTTCATATAAATCTGGCTTCACTTTTCCCACCTGACCTTGCTATCATATAAAAACTGTTTGCTAAATGCAGCCTACCATATTTGTTTTAGATTGCTTCATTCCAGACTACGACCATACGTTTTCCACGGGACCAGCATCAGAGGCAGCACATCGTTACCAAGCAAGGGCTGCAGAGCTTGTAACTAGGTGTCAACAACTACAGCAAGAGAATGAAAAGCTGAGACAGAATACCAGTTTCCTTGAAGAAGTAGCTAAACTGCGTTCTTTGCTGCACAAGGAAAAGACTGAGAGGGCTAGAGATAAGCAGACAACTAAGCGAAGTTCTCATATTGAAGACTTAGTCAAGGATGAGAAGCAGCTTAGGTTTTATACTGGCTTCTCCTCACTGAAGCGCTTTGAATGCTTCGTTGCATTTATCTGTTCCAAGCACAGAACAACGAACTCGCCAGCTGGCCGATGACCTATGCTTAGTGTGGAGGAGCAGCTGATTATCTGCTTGTGCAGGTTAAGAGTCGAGTCTCCTAGAGCAGGATATAGCATTCCGTTTTGCCATAAGCACATCATTGGTAAGCAGCATATTCTTTTACTGGGTAGATTTCCTGAGTGATGTGCTAGTTCAGATCCCAGTGTGGCCATCACGTGAAACTGTGTCTTCGTACATGCCACAGTCTTTCAGGGCTTTCTGTCCAACTCGTGCGATACTGGACTGTACAGAACTTTTTATTGAGACCCCATCTGATTACACTGTGCAGAGTGACACATTCAGTGCCTACAAAAGTCACAATACAGCAAAAGGCCTGCTGGGAATAACACCCAATGGGTTTATCTCCTTTGTCTCTGACCTGTCTCCTGGCAGGATATCAGACAAAGAGATTACAAGGAAAAGTGGGTTATATGATCTCCTTGAACCCGGAGATAGCGTGATGGTAGACGGAGGGTTTCTCATCAGTGATGATCTAAATGAAATTGGTG
The sequence above is a segment of the Dermacentor variabilis isolate Ectoservices chromosome 7, ASM5094787v1, whole genome shotgun sequence genome. Coding sequences within it:
- the LOC142587470 gene encoding uncharacterized protein LOC142587470, which produces MGINYSKQMPSLAYVLTHPYYSHVEKHLMASPHQDQTFDMSAKENRGGGQTCSVPGCSNNTRKDENISFHGFPKDNKLKQEWVRRINRQGSEGRFTLWKPSKHHKICGAHFNTSGRKGYTDRLPTIFPHRVYAERTPAVVTGAGKRRRIKRVVAMLQEAYIQDELCICGTVDVESQQHNLSATSPVLLPAASPSSIHPQLLAAQRILTTRLCPLYSGLTKRTTRICGPTKPKFCCWLVSSAHVELARTCSHLAQIKRLNLFTKDEALT